A window of the Gordonia humi genome harbors these coding sequences:
- a CDS encoding HAD family hydrolase, with protein MSRDSIDPDPETTPDHDEAEADLHEAQELEAEQFDVDHAVDPDGDEVRRDRDGALLVDPAPADDAEWDGPTSDDEFHRMTAWLNKRAGKFRQTAEELRQTLAGEASARAAIESLGSRIPVDGPGHDLTAAAFFDVDNTLVHGASIVLFARGLAQRKYFSYGDIANVAWQQVKFRVTGKENMDDVTQGKERALSFIAGRETSELVALGEEIYDEFIADKIWPATAALAQRHLDAGQQVWLVTATPVELAQTIAKRLGLTGALGTVAESVDGRFTGRLVGDILHGTGKAHAVRSIAVREGLDLKRCTAYSDSHNDVPMLSLVGNAVAINPDTDLREIARIRGWEQYDFRTARKAAKYGARSAMVLGAAGGAAAAATRVLRKRR; from the coding sequence ATGAGCCGCGATTCGATCGACCCCGATCCGGAGACCACACCGGACCACGACGAGGCCGAAGCGGACCTGCACGAGGCCCAGGAGCTCGAGGCCGAGCAGTTCGACGTCGACCACGCCGTCGATCCGGACGGCGACGAGGTGCGCCGCGACCGCGACGGCGCCCTGCTGGTCGACCCGGCCCCCGCCGACGACGCCGAATGGGACGGACCGACGTCCGACGACGAGTTCCACCGGATGACGGCGTGGCTCAACAAGCGGGCGGGCAAGTTCCGGCAGACCGCCGAGGAGCTCCGCCAGACGTTGGCGGGCGAGGCGTCCGCGCGGGCCGCGATCGAGTCCCTCGGCAGTCGGATCCCGGTGGACGGTCCGGGCCACGACCTGACGGCAGCCGCCTTCTTCGACGTCGACAACACCCTGGTGCACGGCGCCTCCATCGTCCTGTTCGCGCGCGGGCTGGCGCAGCGCAAGTACTTCTCCTACGGCGACATCGCCAACGTCGCCTGGCAGCAGGTCAAGTTCCGGGTGACCGGCAAGGAGAACATGGACGACGTCACACAGGGCAAGGAGCGGGCGCTCTCGTTCATCGCTGGTCGGGAGACCTCCGAACTCGTCGCGCTCGGCGAGGAGATCTACGACGAGTTCATCGCCGACAAGATCTGGCCCGCCACCGCGGCTCTCGCGCAGCGACACCTGGACGCCGGCCAGCAGGTCTGGCTGGTGACGGCGACCCCGGTGGAACTGGCGCAGACGATCGCCAAACGACTCGGCCTCACCGGGGCGCTGGGCACCGTCGCCGAGAGCGTCGACGGTCGATTCACCGGGCGCCTGGTCGGCGACATCCTGCACGGGACCGGTAAGGCGCATGCGGTCCGCTCGATCGCCGTCCGCGAAGGTCTGGACCTCAAGCGATGCACCGCGTACTCCGACTCGCACAACGACGTCCCGATGCTGTCGCTGGTCGGCAACGCCGTCGCGATCAACCCGGACACCGACCTCCGCGAGATCGCCCGCATCCGCGGCTGGGAGCAGTACGACTTCCGCACCGCCCGCAAGGCCGCCAAGTACGGTGCCCGCTCGGCGATGGTCCTCGGCGCCGCGGGCGGTGCCGCCGCCGCGGCGACCCGCGTACTCCGCAAACGGAGGTAG
- a CDS encoding 30S ribosomal protein bS22, translating to MGSVIKKRRKRMSKKKHRKLLRRTRVQRRKLGK from the coding sequence ATGGGTTCGGTTATCAAGAAGCGCCGCAAGCGCATGTCGAAGAAGAAGCACCGCAAGCTGCTCCGCCGCACTCGCGTGCAGCGTCGTAAACTCGGCAAGTGA
- a CDS encoding glutaredoxin family protein yields the protein MNATVELMTREGCHACAAAQEQLRGILADYGLTPTIVDVDAAAEAGDTLPRAEYGDRVPVVVLNGEEHGYWEVDEPRLRADLDRLS from the coding sequence ATGAACGCCACCGTCGAACTGATGACACGAGAGGGTTGCCACGCGTGTGCCGCAGCGCAGGAGCAGCTGCGCGGCATCCTCGCCGACTACGGCCTGACGCCGACGATCGTCGACGTCGACGCGGCCGCCGAAGCCGGCGACACGCTGCCGCGCGCCGAGTACGGCGACCGGGTCCCGGTGGTGGTCCTCAACGGTGAGGAGCACGGCTACTGGGAGGTCGACGAACCCCGACTCCGGGCCGATCTCGACAGGCTGAGTTAA
- a CDS encoding Ppx/GppA phosphatase family protein, with protein MRLGVLDVGSNTVHLLVVDAHRGGHPNPMSSTKAVLRLAEEIDDTGRMLDSGAKALVATTEEFTRIANSSGCEQIMAFATSAVRDATNCDDVLRKVKNASGLDIEVLHGIDEARLTSLAVRRWYGWSAGRILALDIGGGSLEMSNGVDEEPDVALSLPLGAGRLTREWLQGDPPSRRRVSVLRDWLDAELKEPAKQLRAAGKADLAVGSSKTFRSLARLTGAAPSGAGPRVKRTLTVSGLRQLTAFISRMTTADRAELEGVSADRAPQIVAGALIAEAAMRALGVDTLDICPWALREGVILRRLDNEPAGAMTTN; from the coding sequence GTGCGACTTGGAGTGCTCGACGTGGGCAGTAATACCGTGCACCTGTTGGTTGTCGACGCGCATCGGGGCGGTCACCCCAATCCGATGAGCTCGACCAAGGCGGTGCTGCGCTTGGCGGAGGAGATCGACGACACGGGCCGCATGCTCGACTCCGGCGCGAAGGCGCTCGTCGCCACGACCGAGGAGTTCACTCGGATCGCCAACTCGTCCGGGTGCGAACAGATCATGGCGTTCGCGACCTCCGCCGTCCGCGATGCGACCAACTGCGATGATGTGCTCCGCAAGGTGAAGAACGCATCGGGCCTGGACATCGAGGTGCTGCACGGTATCGACGAGGCGCGACTCACCTCGCTCGCCGTGCGCCGCTGGTACGGCTGGAGCGCGGGCCGCATCCTCGCCCTGGACATCGGCGGCGGCAGCCTGGAGATGTCCAACGGCGTCGACGAGGAGCCCGATGTCGCGCTGTCGCTGCCGCTCGGCGCCGGACGCCTGACCCGCGAGTGGCTCCAGGGCGATCCGCCGAGCCGCCGACGTGTGTCCGTGCTGCGCGACTGGCTCGACGCCGAGCTCAAGGAGCCCGCGAAGCAGTTGCGGGCCGCGGGCAAGGCCGATCTGGCGGTCGGCTCGTCGAAGACCTTCCGGTCGCTTGCGCGGCTGACCGGCGCGGCGCCGTCCGGTGCGGGACCGCGAGTCAAGCGCACGCTCACCGTGAGCGGTCTGCGCCAGCTCACCGCGTTCATCTCGCGGATGACGACCGCCGACCGTGCCGAGCTCGAAGGGGTCAGCGCCGACCGTGCACCGCAGATCGTGGCGGGCGCGCTGATCGCCGAGGCTGCGATGCGCGCGCTCGGTGTGGATACACTCGATATCTGTCCGTGGGCACTGCGGGAGGGGGTCATTCTGCGCCGCCTCGACAACGAGCCCGCAGGCGCGATGACAACCAACTGA
- a CDS encoding glutamyl-tRNA reductase, whose amino-acid sequence MSVLLFGVSHRSAPVSVLERLTVSETDRPKLVEALVQSPAVSEAMLVSTCNRVEVYAVVEAFHPALEAVGDVFGDHTGMTVSELTGHAYVRYSEAAVEHLFTVAAGLDSMVVGEQQILGQIRTAYTEADENKSAGRTLHELAQQALRVGKRVHHETGIDRAGASVVSVALHRASTLRNQTIDHGPIRRAVVFGAGAMGSLATSQLAGDGVDHITVVNRTTDRAVEVAQTMSEKYGITAIGADPETVAEAMSDADVVVTCTGSVSSVIGVAEVHSALKQRTNPAPLIICDLGIPRDVEPAVVQLPGVYVVDIEGLRDDSATKAAQDDTVAARSIVASELSDYLAAQRQAEVTPTVAALRHRAAEVVDAEILRLQSRLPDLDAAQRDEVAKTVRRVADKLLHAPTVRVKQFASSGRGDHYAEALRELFELKPGAAESVAASEAGAAAAGEPDAR is encoded by the coding sequence GTGAGTGTCTTGTTGTTCGGAGTGTCCCATCGGAGCGCTCCGGTGTCGGTCCTCGAGCGACTCACCGTCTCCGAGACCGATAGACCCAAACTCGTCGAGGCATTGGTGCAGTCGCCCGCGGTGTCGGAGGCCATGTTGGTCTCCACCTGCAACCGCGTCGAGGTGTACGCGGTGGTCGAAGCCTTCCACCCGGCGCTCGAAGCCGTCGGCGACGTCTTCGGCGACCACACCGGCATGACCGTGTCCGAACTCACCGGACACGCCTACGTCCGATACTCCGAGGCGGCCGTCGAGCACCTGTTCACCGTCGCCGCCGGTCTGGACTCGATGGTCGTCGGCGAACAGCAGATCCTGGGCCAGATCCGTACCGCGTACACCGAGGCCGACGAGAACAAGTCGGCCGGTCGGACACTGCACGAACTCGCCCAGCAGGCGCTGCGCGTCGGCAAGCGCGTCCACCACGAGACCGGCATCGACCGGGCCGGTGCGTCCGTCGTCTCGGTGGCGCTGCACCGCGCCTCGACCCTGCGGAACCAGACGATCGACCACGGACCGATACGGCGCGCCGTCGTCTTCGGCGCGGGCGCCATGGGATCACTGGCCACCAGCCAGCTCGCCGGCGACGGCGTCGACCACATCACGGTGGTGAACCGCACCACCGATCGCGCTGTCGAAGTGGCGCAGACCATGTCCGAGAAGTACGGGATCACGGCGATCGGCGCTGATCCGGAGACCGTCGCCGAGGCGATGTCGGACGCCGACGTCGTCGTCACCTGCACCGGTTCGGTCAGTTCCGTCATCGGCGTCGCCGAGGTCCACTCCGCCCTCAAACAGCGCACCAACCCGGCGCCGCTGATCATCTGCGACCTCGGCATCCCGCGTGATGTGGAGCCCGCCGTCGTACAGCTGCCCGGCGTGTACGTCGTCGACATCGAAGGCCTCCGCGACGACTCCGCGACCAAGGCCGCGCAGGACGACACCGTCGCGGCCCGGTCGATCGTGGCGAGCGAGCTGTCGGACTATCTGGCCGCGCAGCGGCAGGCCGAAGTGACCCCGACCGTCGCCGCGCTGCGCCACCGCGCGGCGGAGGTGGTGGACGCGGAGATCCTGCGACTGCAGTCGCGTCTGCCCGACCTGGACGCGGCCCAGCGCGACGAGGTCGCCAAGACCGTGCGGCGGGTCGCCGACAAGCTGCTCCACGCGCCGACCGTGCGAGTCAAGCAGTTCGCCTCTTCCGGGCGCGGCGACCACTACGCCGAAGCACTCCGCGAACTCTTCGAACTCAAGCCCGGCGCCGCCGAATCGGTCGCGGCGTCCGAGGCGGGAGCCGCCGCGGCGGGCGAACCCGACGCGCGCTGA
- a CDS encoding acyl-CoA thioesterase domain-containing protein — MTALADLLDLTRIDAPDSAARYRAHIDPIFTIGPKVHGGSVQMIAAHAARIGLRDLSGPDTDPASLDGVTTIAIASDYLAAPDPADVEVEVSIVKRGRTVNLARVDVSQNGRTVVASTATLGRMDSGEVRYRRPGLLDDLPVEPDENGIGVADSPIGEVMHLSPALDAVLDGTTFAVARGEKGDPVLRGWVRAKDPADQPATMGLDFPVLVCDISPPVVMNLGMFGWAPTVQLTSYLRRVPAPGWLRYQASTHEVGEGMFNEDHLVVDSTGAVVAQSRQLALIPARR, encoded by the coding sequence GTGACCGCCCTCGCCGATCTGCTCGACCTGACGCGCATCGACGCGCCCGACTCGGCGGCGCGATACCGTGCGCACATCGATCCGATCTTCACCATCGGTCCCAAGGTGCACGGCGGCAGCGTGCAGATGATCGCCGCGCACGCGGCCCGCATCGGACTGCGCGATCTGTCCGGGCCCGACACCGACCCGGCGTCGTTGGACGGAGTCACCACGATCGCGATCGCCAGCGACTACCTCGCCGCACCCGATCCGGCCGACGTCGAGGTCGAGGTGTCGATCGTCAAGCGAGGCCGCACAGTGAATCTGGCGCGAGTCGACGTGAGTCAGAACGGTCGTACCGTGGTGGCGTCGACGGCGACGCTCGGCCGGATGGACTCCGGCGAGGTCCGATACCGCCGCCCGGGGCTCCTCGACGACCTGCCCGTGGAACCAGACGAGAACGGAATCGGCGTCGCCGACTCGCCGATCGGCGAGGTCATGCATCTGAGCCCCGCACTCGACGCCGTGCTCGACGGCACGACTTTCGCGGTGGCTCGCGGAGAGAAGGGCGATCCGGTGCTCCGCGGCTGGGTTCGAGCCAAGGATCCGGCCGATCAGCCCGCGACCATGGGGCTGGACTTCCCGGTGCTGGTCTGCGACATCTCGCCCCCGGTGGTGATGAACCTCGGGATGTTCGGCTGGGCGCCCACCGTCCAGCTGACGTCGTACCTGCGGCGCGTGCCGGCACCCGGGTGGCTGCGCTACCAGGCGTCGACGCACGAGGTGGGCGAAGGCATGTTCAACGAGGACCACCTGGTCGTCGATTCGACGGGCGCCGTCGTCGCGCAGTCGCGTCAGCTGGCGCTGATTCCGGCTCGTCGCTGA
- a CDS encoding helix-turn-helix domain-containing protein — MAAEKPGERNDFADRGVAGASSASQFFTVAEVASQMRVSKMTVYRLIHNGELPAVQVGRSYRVHAKAVQEYLEAAYFDAG, encoded by the coding sequence ATGGCTGCAGAAAAGCCTGGAGAACGGAATGATTTCGCAGACCGTGGAGTTGCGGGTGCCTCATCGGCATCGCAGTTCTTCACCGTCGCCGAGGTCGCATCGCAGATGCGCGTCTCCAAGATGACTGTGTACCGACTCATCCACAACGGTGAACTGCCTGCCGTTCAGGTCGGTCGCTCGTACCGCGTGCACGCGAAGGCCGTGCAGGAGTACCTGGAGGCCGCGTACTTCGACGCCGGATAG
- a CDS encoding response regulator transcription factor, which yields MTHVLIVEDEESLADPLAFLLRKEGFEASIVNDGAQALPAFERINPDIVLLDLMLPGVSGTDICKSIRAKSATPVIMVTARDSEIDKVVGLELGADDYVTKPYSARELIARIRAVLRRGGVVADDEDAAIGVIEVGPVRMDVQRHTVSVGGDELTLPLKEFDLLEYLLRNSGRVLTRSQLIDRVWGADYVGDTKTLDVHVKRLRSKVEPDSSSPRHLITVRGLGYKFEP from the coding sequence TTGACGCATGTATTGATCGTCGAAGACGAAGAATCGCTGGCCGACCCGTTGGCCTTCCTGCTTCGCAAGGAGGGTTTCGAGGCGAGCATCGTCAATGACGGAGCGCAGGCGCTGCCCGCATTCGAGCGCATCAATCCGGACATCGTCCTGCTCGACCTGATGCTGCCCGGAGTCTCCGGCACCGACATCTGCAAGTCGATCCGCGCCAAGTCGGCGACGCCCGTCATCATGGTGACCGCTCGCGACAGTGAGATCGACAAGGTGGTCGGCCTCGAACTGGGCGCCGACGACTACGTGACCAAGCCGTACTCGGCCCGTGAGCTGATCGCGCGCATCCGGGCGGTCCTGCGCCGCGGCGGCGTCGTCGCCGACGACGAGGACGCCGCCATCGGCGTCATCGAGGTCGGACCGGTCCGCATGGACGTCCAGCGCCACACGGTCAGCGTCGGCGGTGACGAGCTGACGTTGCCGCTCAAGGAGTTCGACCTCCTCGAATACCTGCTCCGCAACTCGGGCCGCGTGTTGACCCGCAGCCAGCTCATCGACCGCGTCTGGGGTGCGGACTACGTCGGCGACACCAAGACGCTCGACGTCCACGTGAAGCGTCTGCGCTCCAAGGTGGAGCCCGACTCGTCGTCGCCGCGGCATCTGATCACCGTGCGCGGACTGGGGTACAAGTTCGAGCCGTGA
- the hemC gene encoding hydroxymethylbilane synthase codes for MPNAASTDRPVIRIGTRGSQLATTQAQGIADRLTANGHPAELVIITTAGDTSTAPVAQIGVGVFTTAIRTALRNGECDVAIHSYKDLPTAPEADLAMGAVPTRVDPRDALVSRGGLVLGELPAGSTIGTSSPRRAAQLKAQGLGLEIRPLRGNLDSRLGRVANGELDAVVVARAGLVRIGRADEVSEALDPTVMLPAPAQGALAVECLADDAELVRILAELDDPSTRAAVDAERAVLATLEAGCTAPVGAIAEVVDSIDSDGRIFAELSLRAGVAAEDGSDVIRASVVGPVEKAVQLGKDLAAELLELGAAEYVPKA; via the coding sequence GTGCCCAACGCTGCATCCACCGATCGACCCGTCATCCGCATCGGCACCCGCGGTTCACAGCTCGCGACGACGCAGGCTCAGGGGATCGCCGACCGCCTGACCGCGAACGGTCATCCCGCCGAACTCGTCATCATCACCACCGCGGGTGACACGTCGACCGCGCCAGTGGCCCAGATCGGCGTCGGAGTCTTCACCACCGCCATCCGCACGGCGCTGCGCAACGGCGAGTGCGACGTCGCGATCCACTCGTACAAGGATCTCCCGACCGCACCCGAGGCCGATCTGGCGATGGGCGCCGTCCCGACCCGCGTGGATCCGCGAGATGCGCTGGTCAGCAGGGGTGGCCTGGTCCTCGGTGAGCTTCCCGCTGGATCGACGATCGGCACCTCGTCGCCGCGTCGGGCCGCACAGCTTAAAGCACAGGGTCTCGGTTTGGAAATCCGCCCCCTACGAGGCAACCTTGATTCTCGGTTGGGCAGAGTCGCGAACGGGGAACTGGACGCGGTTGTGGTCGCCCGAGCCGGACTGGTACGCATCGGCCGCGCCGATGAGGTCTCTGAAGCTCTTGACCCCACGGTCATGCTTCCCGCGCCGGCACAGGGGGCCCTCGCCGTCGAGTGTCTCGCCGACGATGCCGAACTGGTGAGAATACTCGCTGAGTTGGACGACCCGTCGACGCGTGCAGCGGTCGACGCCGAACGCGCTGTGCTGGCGACCCTCGAGGCCGGATGCACAGCACCGGTCGGCGCGATCGCCGAAGTGGTCGACTCGATCGACTCCGACGGGCGCATCTTCGCCGAACTCTCGCTCCGCGCGGGAGTGGCGGCCGAGGACGGATCCGATGTGATTCGCGCTTCGGTGGTGGGCCCGGTGGAGAAGGCCGTGCAGCTCGGCAAGGACCTCGCCGCCGAACTGTTGGAGCTCGGCGCAGCCGAATACGTGCCCAAGGCGTAG
- the proC gene encoding pyrroline-5-carboxylate reductase → MSERVAIVGGGKIGEALLAGLINSGKPVRDLVVVERVEKRQSELTSDYGVRVTDDVVDAADGARVLFIAVKPDAVDSVLQALGKADDHSDEERITVTLVAGIPTARYEAALPAGSPVIRVMPNTPMLVNEAMSAVSPGRYANDDQVAVAVRLLESVGKVMVVPEKQLDAVTAISGSGPAYFFLMVESMIDAGVALGLTRAQSAELAVQTVKGAGVLLSESGLTSVDLRAAVTSPGGTTAAALREFERHGLRHAVNEATAACAEASARMARRPDLEGSRPASPFTPDPAAGGQ, encoded by the coding sequence ATGAGCGAGCGGGTAGCGATCGTCGGCGGCGGAAAGATCGGCGAGGCGCTCCTCGCCGGTCTCATCAACTCCGGTAAGCCGGTGCGCGATCTGGTGGTGGTCGAGCGGGTCGAGAAGCGACAGTCCGAACTGACCTCCGACTACGGCGTGCGCGTGACCGACGACGTCGTCGACGCGGCCGACGGCGCCAGGGTGCTGTTCATCGCGGTGAAGCCGGACGCTGTGGACTCGGTGCTGCAGGCGTTGGGCAAAGCCGACGACCACAGTGACGAGGAGCGGATCACCGTCACACTCGTCGCGGGCATCCCGACGGCGCGCTACGAAGCAGCGCTGCCCGCCGGATCGCCGGTCATCCGCGTGATGCCGAACACCCCGATGCTCGTGAACGAGGCGATGTCGGCGGTCAGCCCGGGACGCTACGCGAACGACGACCAGGTGGCCGTCGCGGTCCGTCTGCTCGAGTCGGTCGGCAAGGTGATGGTGGTGCCGGAGAAGCAACTGGACGCCGTCACCGCGATCTCGGGTTCGGGTCCGGCGTACTTCTTCCTGATGGTCGAGTCGATGATCGACGCGGGCGTCGCACTCGGGCTCACCAGGGCGCAGTCGGCCGAGTTGGCCGTGCAGACGGTCAAGGGTGCGGGCGTCCTGCTGTCCGAATCGGGGCTGACCTCCGTCGACCTGCGCGCCGCGGTCACCTCGCCCGGCGGGACCACCGCCGCGGCGCTGCGCGAGTTCGAGCGGCACGGCCTGCGGCATGCGGTCAACGAGGCGACCGCGGCCTGCGCGGAGGCCAGCGCACGCATGGCACGTCGACCTGACCTTGAGGGTTCGCGACCGGCGTCGCCGTTCACTCCCGATCCGGCGGCCGGCGGTCAGTAA
- a CDS encoding lysophospholipid acyltransferase family protein: MVAADKPADSRTAKVIALYTDPPAPARAPRGHPNTDGFASPAAPVTPLHDGIDLDEPTPVPTGPVDSSPFLSLAGLRGAVADSLIATSGFIRERMTGDYRVDDFGFDPHFAESVWFPALRPIYQSWFRVEVTGVENLPTTGGALLVANHAGSIPVDAVITSLAVRDNHPNERYLRILAADMAFETPVVSDLARKVGATLACNSDAEALLRRGELTAVWPEGYKGIGKLYKDRYKLQRFGRGGFVTTAIRTGAPIVPVSIVGSEEIYPMLADLKPLARTLGLPYFPVTPLFPWLGPLGAIPLPSKWHIHFGKPIPTDGYDDQAADDPMTVFDVTDHVREEIQQTLFRMLSRRGSVYFG; this comes from the coding sequence ATGGTTGCGGCAGACAAGCCCGCTGATTCGCGAACGGCCAAGGTGATCGCGCTCTACACCGATCCACCGGCGCCCGCCCGGGCACCGCGGGGGCATCCGAACACCGATGGGTTCGCCTCGCCCGCGGCGCCGGTGACACCGCTCCACGACGGTATCGACCTCGACGAGCCGACACCGGTCCCGACCGGTCCCGTCGACAGTTCTCCGTTCTTGAGTCTGGCGGGTCTGCGGGGCGCCGTGGCCGACTCCCTGATCGCGACATCGGGGTTCATTCGCGAACGGATGACCGGTGACTACCGCGTCGACGACTTCGGTTTCGATCCGCACTTCGCCGAGTCGGTGTGGTTTCCGGCGCTGCGGCCGATCTACCAGAGCTGGTTCCGCGTCGAGGTGACCGGTGTGGAGAACCTCCCGACGACGGGCGGTGCGCTGCTCGTCGCCAATCATGCCGGGTCGATCCCGGTCGATGCGGTGATCACCTCGCTCGCCGTCCGCGACAACCACCCGAATGAACGCTATCTGCGAATCCTGGCGGCCGACATGGCGTTCGAGACTCCGGTCGTCTCCGATCTGGCCCGCAAGGTGGGGGCGACCCTCGCCTGCAACAGCGACGCCGAGGCGCTGCTGCGACGAGGCGAGCTGACCGCGGTGTGGCCGGAGGGCTACAAGGGCATAGGCAAGCTCTACAAGGACCGGTACAAGCTGCAGCGGTTCGGTCGCGGCGGCTTCGTGACGACGGCGATCCGCACCGGTGCGCCGATCGTGCCGGTGTCGATCGTCGGCTCCGAAGAGATCTATCCGATGCTGGCCGACCTGAAGCCGCTTGCGCGGACCCTCGGCCTCCCGTACTTCCCGGTGACCCCGTTGTTCCCGTGGTTGGGTCCCCTGGGCGCGATTCCGCTGCCGTCCAAGTGGCACATCCACTTCGGCAAGCCGATCCCCACCGACGGGTACGACGACCAGGCCGCCGACGATCCGATGACCGTCTTCGACGTCACCGACCACGTCCGGGAAGAGATCCAGCAGACCCTGTTCCGCATGCTCTCGCGACGAGGCAGCGTCTACTTCGGCTGA
- a CDS encoding sugar phosphate isomerase/epimerase family protein gives MSRLRFPIPIGLSTASVYPQNTEAAFGYAADLGFDGVELMVWGDSVSQDIAHVAYLSQQYQVPVLSIHAPCLLISQRVWGRDPKAKLVRSVQAAEDLGASTVVVHPPFRWQRDYVAAFDDLVAELEAGSDVSVAVENMFPMRADRLFGGGETAAQRMRRRGGGPGTSASAFGKPIDPTVTGYDNYTLDLSHVATAGHDALAMAARMGAGLRHLHLTDGTGAAHDEHLIPGDGTQPCIEVCNRLAASDFDGTVVLEVHTTSARTKNERAAMLARSLEFARTHLHRDLLEDRS, from the coding sequence TTGTCCCGATTGCGGTTCCCCATCCCGATAGGCCTGTCTACGGCCTCCGTGTACCCGCAGAACACCGAGGCGGCGTTCGGCTACGCGGCGGACCTCGGCTTCGACGGGGTCGAACTCATGGTGTGGGGCGACTCCGTGAGCCAGGACATCGCACATGTGGCGTATCTGTCGCAGCAGTATCAGGTGCCCGTCCTGTCGATCCACGCGCCGTGCCTGCTCATCTCTCAGCGCGTGTGGGGCCGGGACCCGAAGGCCAAACTCGTGCGTTCGGTACAGGCCGCCGAGGATCTCGGCGCGTCGACCGTCGTCGTGCATCCGCCGTTTCGCTGGCAACGTGACTACGTCGCCGCCTTCGACGACCTCGTCGCCGAACTGGAGGCCGGTTCGGATGTCTCGGTGGCCGTGGAGAACATGTTCCCGATGCGCGCGGACCGCCTGTTCGGCGGCGGAGAGACCGCTGCGCAACGCATGCGACGACGCGGCGGCGGGCCGGGCACCAGTGCGTCGGCGTTCGGCAAACCGATCGATCCGACGGTCACGGGTTACGACAACTACACCCTCGACCTGTCGCACGTGGCCACTGCGGGCCACGATGCGCTCGCGATGGCCGCGCGCATGGGAGCGGGCCTTCGACACCTGCACCTGACCGACGGCACCGGCGCGGCCCACGACGAGCACCTCATCCCCGGCGACGGTACGCAGCCCTGCATCGAGGTGTGCAACCGACTCGCCGCGAGCGATTTCGACGGCACGGTGGTGCTCGAGGTGCATACCACATCGGCGCGGACCAAGAACGAGCGGGCGGCGATGCTCGCCCGCTCGCTCGAGTTCGCACGCACCCATCTGCACCGCGACCTTTTGGAGGACCGCTCGTGA
- a CDS encoding NAD-dependent epimerase/dehydratase family protein: MAPENDGIAPTALRSVLVTGASTFLGGYLVARLAANPDIERVVAVDSRVPSKDLMRRMGRAEFLRLDIRRPAVARAIARYEVDTVVHNAPSIMDSVEHSAAIKELNVVGSMQMCAACQRSPSVKRLILRSTSMVYGASGADPALFAEGTPARREPKRGYGRDLIDVEGYVRGLSRRRQDIDVTILRYQSMLGPRIKTRVGSYLSMPLVPTALGYSPRLQFLHEEDALAALEHATLVRRPGTFNIAADGVVSLAQAVNRAGHIRLPVAASLVQPIIGVLRDGSLPAMRAGHEGYLTYGRVLDNTRMRTEFEFEPKYTSLETLDDFIARGRTSPVISAAAWRGFETRAAIAATALQ; encoded by the coding sequence ATGGCTCCAGAGAACGACGGCATCGCCCCGACCGCCCTGCGATCGGTTCTGGTGACGGGGGCGTCGACGTTCCTGGGCGGGTACCTCGTCGCACGGTTGGCGGCGAACCCCGACATCGAGCGCGTCGTCGCCGTCGACTCGCGTGTGCCCAGCAAGGATCTGATGCGACGGATGGGTCGCGCGGAGTTCCTCCGCCTCGACATCCGGCGTCCGGCGGTGGCGCGGGCGATCGCCCGGTACGAGGTCGACACGGTGGTTCACAACGCGCCGTCGATCATGGACAGCGTGGAGCACTCGGCCGCCATCAAAGAACTCAACGTGGTCGGGTCGATGCAGATGTGCGCGGCGTGCCAGCGCAGTCCTTCCGTCAAGCGGCTCATCCTGCGGTCGACGTCGATGGTCTACGGAGCCAGCGGCGCGGATCCGGCGTTGTTCGCCGAGGGGACACCGGCGCGGCGGGAGCCGAAGCGGGGTTACGGCCGCGATCTGATCGACGTCGAAGGCTATGTGCGCGGTCTGTCGAGGCGGCGGCAGGACATCGACGTGACGATCCTGCGGTACCAGTCGATGCTCGGTCCGCGGATCAAGACGCGGGTCGGCTCGTATCTCTCGATGCCGTTGGTGCCGACCGCTCTCGGCTATTCGCCGCGCCTGCAGTTCCTGCACGAGGAGGACGCGCTGGCCGCGCTCGAGCACGCGACGCTCGTTCGCCGACCGGGAACCTTCAACATCGCGGCGGACGGTGTCGTGAGTCTTGCTCAGGCCGTCAATCGGGCCGGTCACATCAGGCTGCCGGTCGCGGCGAGTCTGGTGCAGCCGATCATCGGCGTGCTGCGCGACGGTTCGTTGCCGGCGATGCGCGCCGGTCACGAAGGCTATCTGACGTACGGGCGGGTGCTCGACAACACCCGGATGCGCACCGAGTTCGAGTTCGAGCCCAAGTACACCTCGCTCGAGACGCTCGACGACTTCATCGCGCGCGGCCGGACCTCGCCGGTGATCTCCGCGGCGGCCTGGCGCGGTTTCGAGACGCGAGCCGCCATCGCTGCGACGGCCCTGCAGTGA